DNA from Petropleomorpha daqingensis:
CCACGGGCTCCGACCGGTTCGCCGCCGCGCGGTTGGCCGACGGGCCGAGGTCGTGCGTCGCGGCCGCGATCACCGCGCCCGCGCCGATGGCGACCCCGTCGCCGATCTCGACCGACGCGCTGCCGGGGTCGACGATCGTCGCGCTGTTGAGGTAGCAGCCCTCGCCGATGCGCACCCGGCCGCCCTTGAAGAAGACGCTGTGCTCGATCCGGGTGCCGGCGCCGACGGGGATCCCCGCCAGCCGGAGCAGCGGCGGCCGCAGCCCCTCCGGCAGCCAGCGCGACGGGATCACGCACCGGCGGAGCAGTCCGCTCAGTGCGCTGCGCGCTGAAGGCATCCCGTCCCCCTATTTCGGGCGAGCCATTCTTCGAACGGCCGCCCGAAAACCGTAATGTCGGGGTACCGGTGGAAGGCAGGGAAATGGCGGCTGCATCGCTCTCCAGGGGGACGTCGTCCCCGTTGCGGATCGCCGTCGTGCACAGCTTCTACCGGAGCGACTCGCCCAGTGGTGAGAACGCGATGGTCGACGCCCAGGTGGCGGCCCTCCTCCGGCGCGGTCACGAGGTGCGCCTGTTCGCGGCCGCCAGCGACGACGTGGGCGGCCCGCTCGGGGCGCTCCGCCAGGCGGTCACCGTCGCGACCGGCGCCGGCCGCGCGCCGGTGCGCGACTGGGCCCCGGACGTCGTCCACCTGCACAACACCTTCCCCAACCTGGGCCGGCGGTGGACGGCGCGGCTGGACGTGCCGCTCGTCGCGACCCTGCACAACTACCGGCCGCTGTGCGCTGCCGCGACGCTGTACCGCGACGGTGCGGTGTGCACCGAGTGCGTCGACTCCGGCCGGCACCGTGGTCTCGTGCACGGCTGCTACCGCGGCTCCCGGCTCGCCACGCTCCCGCTCACCCTCGGCCAGCGCGGCGCCGACGACCCGGTGCTGCGCTCGGCGGCCGTCCTCACCGCCCTCTCGCCGTCCCAGGCCGAGCGGTTCGTCGCGGCCGGGGTGCCCGCCGAGCGGCTGCGGGTGCTGCCGAACTTCGTCCCGGACGACCTGGCACCCGCGCCGGGCCCCGGCGGGCACGCCTGGCTCTACGCCGGTCGGCTGACCGCCGACAAGGGGATCGCCGACGCGGTGCACGCCTGGCCCGCCGAGATCCCGCTGGTCGTCGTGGGCGACGGTCCCGCGGCCGACGACGTCCGGGCGGCGGCGCGCGGCAAGCAGGTGGACGTCCGCCCGCCGCTGTCCCGGCCGGAGGTGCTCGACCTGCTCGGCCGCAGCCGGGGCCTGGTCTTCCCCAGCCGCTGGCCCGACCCGTTCGGCCTGGTCTACGCCGAGGCCCTGGCCGCCGGCACCCCCGTGCTCGCCACGCACCCCTCGGCGGCGGCCGCCATGGCCGGGCAGGACGGCGCGGGCCTGGCGGTCGACGCGGTCACCCCTGAGCTCGTCCGGCGGGCGCACGCGGACTTCGCCGGCGGGCGGCCGGCCGCGCGCCGCGCCTTCGAGGCGCGGTACACCGAGGCGGCGCACGTCGCCGCCCTCGAGGAGGTCTACGCCGAGGCGATCGGCGTGCCCACCACCCGCTCGCGGAGGAGCGTCAGCAGAGCCTGAGCCGCGCTCGGCCAGTTCAGCGTCGAGGTGTAGAACTCGCGCGCTCCCTGCCGCAGCGCGGCGTGCTCGGCCGGCCGCGCCCACGCGCCCGCGATGCGCGCGGCCGCCGCGTCCACGAACTCGGCCGGCGGCAGCACCCATCCGGACCGGCCCGGCGCCAGCATCGACGCCGTCCCGCCGACGTCGGCGGTGATCACCGGGACCCCGTGCGCCTGGGCCTCGGCCAGCACGACCGGCGTGCAGTCGGCACGCGTGGGGAGCAGGAAGAACGCCGCCGACGCGTACAGCTCCGCCAGCCGGGCGGCGGCCTGCGGGTCGTCCTTCTCCAGGCTGCCGTGCACGGTGACGAAGCCCGGCACGGCGACCACGGACGGCGGCCGGCAGCCGACGACGTCCAGGGTGGCCGGGACCCCCAGCGACCGCAGCCGGGCGGTGGTGGCCACCGCGAGGTCAGCGCCCTTGCGCTCCCAGCCGCGCCCCACGAGCAGCAGCCGGCACCCGTCGTCCCGGCGGTCGGCGAGCGGGCCGGGGTCGGCGACGTTGGCACCGAACGGCACCACGGCCACCTTGTCCGGGGGCAGGCCGTAGTCCGCGACCGCCGAGCGGGCCGCCCACGCCGAGGAGTAGACCGCCAGCGACACCCGCTCCAGCGCGGACCGTTCCATCGCGTGCCCCATGCGCAGGTACCGCCGGGAGAGGCCGGTGTAGTCGGCGTAGAAGTCGACCAGGCCGGCGAACGTCGCGTCGGTGTAGGTCACGACCGGGACGTCGGTGCGCAGCCGCGCCACCGGAAGGGTGCCCGGGGCCAGGACGACGTCGGGCGACGTGGCCGAGATCGCGCGCTCCACCTGCCGCGCGTAGCCGTCGAGCACGACCGGCTCGCGCAACCGCGACCAGGTACCGGGCGCGACGGAGTTGCGCAGGCGTTGCAGCACCTTGAGCGGGAGCCCGAACCGCTCACCCAGCGGTCCGGCCAGGACGACGTCCGCCCCGGCCGCCCGCAGCGATGCGGCCAGGTGGAACGGCGTGCCCGACCACGCGCGCACGTCGCGGGCGTCCTCGACGGACGCGAGCAGGATCCGCACGGCTCAGTGGCCGCGGCTCTCGGCGAGCGGGGTGCTCTGCGCGGTGCGCGGGCGCACCGGCGGCACGGCGATCGCCGGGCCCTGCGGCGCCCGGCGGCGGGCCCAGCGGCGCCGCGTGCTCGCCGGCTGGACGCCGTACCCGTAGGCGACCGGCGCCGCGCGGTGGGGGACCTGCGTCATCACGACGCCGAGCAGCCGCGCGCCGAGCCGGTCGAGGGAGGCCGCGCTGCGCTGCAGGTCCTCGGCGTCGACCTTGCCCCAGCGCGCGCAGAGCAGCACGCCGTCCACGAGACCGGCGAGCGCGCCGGCGTCGGCGACCGGGAGCAGCGGCGGTGCATCGATCAGCACGACGTCGTGCGTGCCGGCCAGCTCCGCCAGCAGCGTGGCGAACGCCTCGGAGGCGAGCAGCTCGCTCGGGTTGGGCGGCAGCGGCCCCGCGCCGAGCACCTCCAGAGCGCCGTCGCGGACCGGCTGCAGCACCTCGTCCAGCTCCGCCGCGCCGGTCAGCACGCTGGTGACGCCGACCCCGGACACCAGGCCGAGGTAGCGGGTCAGCCGCGGGCGGCGCAGGTCGCCCTCGACCAGCGCCACCCGGTTGCCCGACTCGGCCAGCGCCACGGCGAGGTGCCCGGCCAGCGTCGTCTTGCCCTCACCGGGCACCGAGCTGGTCAGCAGGATGGTGCGCGGCGGCCGGTCGACGTCGAGGAAGGCCAGGTTGGTCCGCACGTGCCGGATCGCCTCGGCCGCGGGCGAGCTGGTGTGCGGCGCGGGCGGCTGTCCCTCGGACAGATGGGCGGCCACCGGGACGTGCCCGATCACCGGGGCGCCGGTCAGCGCGGAGGCGGTGTCGTCGTCCTTGACCGTGGTGTCGAGCCGGTCGCGGACGACGGCCACCAGCACGGCCAGCACCAGGCCGAGCACCGCGCCCAGGGCGACGTTGGCGCGCAGGTTCGGCGAACTCGGCGCGGTGGGGAGCTCCGGGGTCGCGATCACCGTGATCTTGATCGGCGAGGTGGTGGTGCCGCGCGGCGTCTCGAGGTCGTCGACGAGGTCGGCGAACTGCGTGTCCACGGAGCGGGCGATCGAGTAGGCGCCCTGCGCGGTGTCGTCGGTGACGGTGATGTCGAGGATCGTCGTGTCCGTCACGACGGTCGCCGACAGCCGGGACATCACCTGCTGCGCCGTCGCGTCCAGGCCGAGGTCGTCGATCACCGCCGACGCCAGCTCCTTGCTGGTGGCCAGCTGGGCGTACGAGGCGACCTTGCCCTGGGCGTAGTAGTTGCCCTGCACGGCGGTGCTGAGATCGTCCGCGCCGGTGGTGGAGACGAACAGCTGCGTCGTCGCCGTGTACCGCTCGGGCAGCGCGGCGCTCACGCCGAAGGCCGCACCGCCGCCGAGCACCACACCGACGAGCAGCAGCGCCCATGCCCGGCGGGCCAGCCGCAGGTACCTCCGCGCGTCCATCACGCCCCCACCCGCTCGACGGCGAACTCCTCGGCCAGGCGCATGCCCGGCTGCGGCCGCCGCAGCGACCCGACCGGCAGCGATCGGACCACCGGCCGGCGCAGGTCGCGCAGCGCGACCCGCGCGAAGAACAGCAGCCCGAGCGTGTAGCGCCGCCACAGCCGGCCGGGCTCGCTGGCGAAGCGGAACAGCCACTCCAGCGCGGCGCGCTGCACCCAGCGCGGCGCCTCGGACTTCGTCCCGGCCAGGAAGTCGAACGCGGCGCCGACGGCGACCACCGGTCGGTCGAGGGCGGCGGCCAGCCGCTGCGCCTCGATGTCCTGCTTCGGCGTGCCCAGCCCGACCCAGACGACGTCGGCGCCGCTGGACCGGATGCGCTCGTCCTGCGCCGCCCGCTCGTCGTGGGTCAGCGGACGGAACGGCGGCGCCTCGGCGCCGACCACCCGGCAGCCGGGAAAGCGCTCGGCGATCACCGTCTGCAGCCTCTCCAGCGTCTCGGCGGTGCCGCCGAGCAGGTAGTGCCGCACCGCCGCGCGGCGGCCGACGTCGAGCACGTGCGGGAAGAAGTCCGGGCCGCGGACCTGCGCTGCGACCGTCGACGAGCCGTGCCGGCGGCCCAGTGCGCGGAGCACCCAGGCCACGGGCTTGCCGTCGGCGAGGTTGACGCCGTCGCCGCGCAGCACCGATGCGTAGCCCCGCTGCCGGTGGGCCAGGGCGATCGACCACGTGTTGACCAGTCGCCAGGGCACGCCGGTGCGCAGCCCCTGCGGGGAGAGCAGCAGCCGGGTGGCGGCGTCGAGGTCGAGATGGGCGAACGACATCCCGGCCAACGGGGTCGCGCGGGTGCCGGGCGACATCCGGGTTCCCCTTCCGAGCGGTGGTCCTTGCCGACAAGCACACCCGCTCGGGGAGCTTCCCCGGAACGGTTGACGCCCGGACGTGACCCGGAGGGGGGAGCGGGTCCCCTCGGAACGGTCCAGAGGTCCTCTGACCAGCTGATACTCCGGACGACGACTTGGACGACGAGCGGAGAACCACAGTGACCTCGGCACCCGAGGCCGGCAGCGCCACCGACACGGCGTTCCTGACCGTGCTCACCCCGGCTTTCCGGGCCGCTTCCTTCCTGCCCGCCAACCTGGCCAGCGTCGCCGGCACGGGGGCCCAGCACGTGGTCATGGACGGCGGCTCCGACGACGGCACCGTGCCGCTGCTCGAGGCGGCCTCCTCGGTCGTGTGGCGCTCCGAACCCGACCGCGGCCAGTCGCACGCGCTGAACAAGGCCCTGGCACACGCCGACGGCACCTGGGTGGGCTGGCTCAACGCCGACGAGTTCTACCTGCCCGGGGTGCTCGAGTGGGTGCAGGAGCGGCTGCGCGCCGACGACGTCGACGTCCTGTACGGCGACTGGGCGGAGGTCGACCTCGAGGGGCGCCTGCTGCGGCTGGTGGCCAACCACGGGTACTCGGCCGAGGTCCTGCGGCGGGGCAGCTGCTACGTGCCGTCCTGCGCCACCTTCATCCGACGCGAGCTGCTCGAGCAGGTCGGTGGGTGGCGCGAGGACATCCGCACGATCATGGACTGGGACCTGTGGCTGCGCCTGGACGCGGCCGGCGCCCGCTTCCGGTACGAGCCGGTCGTCATGTCCGGCTTCACCCGCCACCCGGGTCAGGTGACGGCGCGGTTCACCGAGCTGACCCGGGTCGAGCAGGACCGGATGCGTTCGGAGTTCGGCATCGACCTCCCCGCCTGGCGGCACCTGGCCGCCCGCGGCCGGCGGATCGGCCGCAAGCTGCTCAACCACGGCTACGTCCGCGAGACGGCCGCACGCTTCTTCTCCGGGGCCCCGCTGACCGGGCAGCCGGGGGACCCCGACGTCCGGAAGGCGGTTTGCCGGCTGAACCCGGAGCTCGCGGCACGGTCGGTGGCCCGGGGATGATCCGGATGGGCCGGCACCGGCTGCGCCGGCTCACCTGGGGTCTGACCGACCAGGCGGCCGGCAGCCTGACCTCGCTCGCCCTCTCCGTCGCCGTGCTGCGCGGTTCGGCGGAGGGCGCGGCGCAGTTCGCCGTCGTCTTCCTCGTGCACGCACTCGCTGTCGGCTTCTGCCGGAGCATCACCACCGAGCCGGTCGCCCAGGAGCTGCCCGCCTGGGACGGCGACGCGGTGCGCGGGCACGTGCGCCGCTCGGCCGCGACGGGCGTGCTGGTGGGTCTGCTCTCGGCAGCCGTCTCGGCCGCCCTGGTGCGCCCGGACACGGTCGTGGGCCTGCTCAGCCTGGCCTTCACGCTCCTCGTCGTCCCGACCGACTCCACGCGCGGCGCCTGGATCGGCGCCGGCCGGGCGCGCGCGGCCGCGCCGTACAGCCTGCTGCAGTTCGTCGCCGCCGTCGCCGGGCTGGTGGTCGTCCTCGTCACCGGGTCGGGGCCGTGGGCGCTGGTGCCGCTCCTCGTGGTCAGCGGAGCCCTCGTGCTCGCGGCGCTGGCGCGCGGACCGCGCCTGGAGCTCGGCGCGCTGCGGCCGCGGCACTGGGTCTACGCCGCCGAGTGGTCGGTCACCTTCGGGATGGGGCAGTCCTCCGGTCTGGTGGTCTCGGCGCTCGGCCTACCGCTGCTGCCGCTGCTGGTGCGCGCCCAGGGAGTGCTCTACGGACCGATGTCCACCGCGGCCCAGGCGGTGGCGGTGCTCGCGGTGCCCGAGTTCGTGACCGCCCGCCGCACCCGGCTGCTGGCCCCCGCCGTCGTCCTGTCCGCGGCGCTGACCGCCGGGTGCGCGCTCTACGCCGTGCTGGTCATGGTCGTGCCGGCCGCGTGGCCGGCCGCCCTGCTGGGGCACGCGTGGGAACCGTTCCGGCCGGTGCTGCCGGCCGCGGCCGCCGCGTTCGTGGCGGGCGGGCTGTCCATGGGGCCCCTGGTCGCCCTGCGCGCCCGCGGCGCCGCCCGCTCGTCGCTGCGTGCCAAGGTCGTGATCGGCGTCGTGCGGCTCGTCCTGCCCGTCGCGGCCGTGGTGCCGTGGGGAGCGGAGGGCTTCTTCTGGGCCTCCGCCGCCGCCGGGCTGCTGGGCGGCGTCTGGGCGGTGCTGGCCCTGCGGCGCGTGGAGGCGACCCCGGCGGACGAGCCGGTGCCGGAGCCGGTGGCATGACGGCCCGGCTGCTCGTGACCGCCGGGGTGGGGATCGCGGTCGTCGTCGCGGGGGCGGTCGCCGTGCCGGCGGCGCTGCTGCCGGTCGCCGGCCTCGCAGTGCTCGTCCTGGCCGCGCCGCTCCTGCGCTCCCTGGCGCGCGGCGCGGCCTGGACGCTGCCGCTGCTGGCCGGGCTCGCCGTCCTGCTCACCGACACCGCCGGCCGCTCGATCGCTCCCGGCGCGGCCCGCTACCTGGCCACGGCCGCGGTCGTCGCGACCGTCGTCCTGCTCGGCGCCGCGCCCGACGCGCGCAGCCGGGCGCTCCGGACGACGGCCCTGGTGCTCTTCGGCTACGGATTGCTCGGCACGCTCTACGGCCGGTTCGCCCTCGGCACGGTCAACGGCACGCTGCCCCTCATCGGGCCGATGGTCATCGCCTGCCTGCCGCCGGTGCGGGGTCGGGGGCCGGCCGACTGGCGGCTGGGACTGCGCGCGCTGGCCGTCGCCGGGACGGTGTTCGCGCTCGGCTCGGGCCTGTCGCGTCTCGGGGTCCTGCCGGCGACGCAGATCGACGTCCTCAACCACGAGAAGGCGTTCGTGGTCGTCCTCGGCATCGCCGCCGCGCTGGCAGCCCGCGACCGGCTGCTCGTCGTCGCCTCGCTGGCGGCAGCCGTCTTCGCGTTCAGCACCTACCCGGCGGCCACGTACCTGCTCGCCGCGGGCACCGCGCTGGGCACAGTGCTGCTCGCCCGCTGGGCGCCGCGGACCGGCACGCGGGTCGTGCTCGCGGTCGTGGTGATGGCCGGGACGGTGCTCGCCGTCCTCAACGTCGACCGGCTGATCGCGCTGACCCAGTCCTACTTCCAGCTGGTCGGCAAGATCGACAACGGCGACACCCGGGAGGCGCTGTACCGGACCGCGCTGTCCCGGCTGACCAGCCCGGTGTTCTCGCACTTCTTCACCGGCGACATCACCGTGGTGGGCAACCTCAGCGGCACCGACCGGGTGGTGCCGGTGCACAACGACTACCTCTCGATCACGCTGGGCGGCGGGTTCGTCGCCGCCGCGCTGCTGCTCGGCCTGTTCCTGTTCGCGAACGGGCTGGCACTGCGCACGCTGCGCGAGGTGGACGACGCCTGGCAGCGGCGCACGGTCGTCGTCCTGCTCGGCGCCGTGAACGCCGCCGCGGTCAGCGCCTTCGCCAATCCGATCTTCATGAACCCGGGGGCGAGCGCGGTGACGTTCGCGCTGCTGGCCGCGCTGGTCGCGGCCTGCAGGGTCTACGCCAGCGGCACCGAGAGCGCGGTCGCCCAGCCCGAGCGGGTCGGGACCAGCAGCTCGACCGCCGCGGCGCGGGCTGTGAGCGGGAGCAGGGCCTCTGCCCGCTCGGCCAGACCGGCCGGCTCGGCGCCCTCGGCGAGGGTCAGGTGGGGGACGACCTCGGCGAACCGGCCCTCGTAGGGCGGGTGGTCCGGCCACTCCGCCACGGCCAGCGCGGTGAGGGCGCGGAAACGGTCGGCCGGCTCGGGAGCCAGGTAGAGGGCGTCGGGGAACCGACGCACGGAGGCGAACTCCACGTCGAAGGCCGGCACGGGCGCGAAGATCTCGCGCAGTCGTGCGGCGAGCCGTTCGTCGGCCCGGCGGACGCCGACGAACGGGAAGAGCACCGTGACGTGCCGGGGTGGTGCGCCGGGGGCGGGCTCGTCGAGCGGGAGCCCTCGGAAGGGCACCACGAGAGCGGTGGCCGAGCCGTCGCCGAGTCGACGCAACCGCCGGCGCAGCCCCGCCCGGCTCAGCACCGGAGCTCGTCGAGCAGGCGGAGGTTCGCCCGGTGCCGCGCGGCGGGCGCGAAGCCCTGGTGACCCACCCGTTGGGCCGCCGCGGACAGGCAGCCCACCGTCCGGCCGGCGACCGTCCCGGTGGTGAAGGGCTCGGGAACGCCGAGGTGGGCGGCCCACGCCACGGGGTCCACGGGGTGCACGTCGAGGGTCAGCAGGTCCGGCCGCTGCAGCAGTTCGCGGTGGGACAGGAAGTGCCCGGGTACGAACCGGTCGGCACCGCCGACGGCCGGCCGGACGTGCGCGAAACCGCCGGCGTGCAGGACGCGCAGGGCCGTCTCGGCGTCGGCGCGGTCGATGACCAGATCGAGGTCGCGGTGCACCCGCGTCTGGCGGCCGACGAGGGCGTCCACACCCCAGCCGCCGGCCAGCCAGCACCGGACGCCGGCCTCGTCGAGCGCGGTGACCCACGCGAGCACGTCGTCGGGGCCGACGGGCGGCTTGATGCCGTTCCGGAATCGCTGGACCGGACCGAGCGTGGTGAGCCCGCGCAGGCGCCCGCGCTCCAGCCAGCGGAGGCCACGACGGCCCAGGGCCACCGCGGTGGCCCTGCCGTACGTGCGCTGCTGTGCCACATCCATCCGTTCGGTCCCCGTTCCCGTCCTTGGCGGCGGACCGTACCGGCGAGGTCGGGTCGGAGCCCAGATCGAGGAGAAGGGTTCCAGCGCATCGGGTGACGCGACGGATGGTGCGGTGCGGGGTGACCCGGCTCGTCGGGCCACCCCGCACCCTGCGGTCAGCGGAGGACCGCGACCACCGTGCCGACGCCCTCGTGACCGGGATTCCCGGCGTACGCGGGATCAGTCCGGACGATGACGACGTGTGGTGCGTTCCCGCTGATCGTCGAGCCGCTCTGGCCGATCGACGACGACACGATCACCGCGAGGTACGTCGGCACCGACGCCGGCGGTTGCGCGCTGTTGCCGGGGTCGGTCGTCCAACTCGTGACATCGGTGGTCCCCGCCGCGGAGTTCGCGAACCCCTTGAACGCCGCCGGCGCGGAGTCGCCGCTCAGGTGGTTCACCTTCCACCACTGCGCGCCCCAGTACGTGACGGTGTTGCCCACGACCGCGTCCTGGTCACCGATCACGAAGCTGCCCCCGGAGCTGAGGGCGTACAGGAGCAGGGACGTCGTGGCGTCGGCGGTCTGGCCACCCTCGTCGACGATGTGCACCTTGATCGTCTTGGGACCGAGGGTCGCGTACGTGTGCGACCCGGCGACGGAGAACGGCCCGCCGGTCGGCCCAGTGATCACACCAGGGGAGACGGCCGTGCCGTCACCCCAGTCGATGGTGGCGGTGAAGTCCGCGAGGGGACCGTAGGGATTCGCGTCGGTGAAGGTCGCGACCTCCAGATCCTGGACTCCGGTCGACTTCAGGTCCAGGCCGGACGCGGTCAGCGGCGCGTCGGCGATCGTGGCGGTGAACGAGGGCATCGCGGAGTTGAAGCGGTTGTTCGTGTCGGCGATCGACACCGATCCCGCGAAACTGCCTTCCTCGACGTAGAGGTGGTCCCCGGTGACGGTGAAGACCCCGTCGTCGCCCTTTTCGATCGTGCCGGGCGTCGCAGGCGTGCCGTCACCCCACTCGATCAGCGCGGAGTACTCGGCCGCGCTGCCCTCGGGGTCCGGGTCGGTGAAGGTCGCCACCGGTCCGGCGAACGGTGCACCCTCGTCGCCTGCCAGGTCGCGTCCGGCCGCGGTGATCGGCGGGTACACCGTGACCGTCGTGGTGTCGCTGTCGGCCGCCAGCCCGTCGTCCACGGTCAGCGTGATCGTCCAGGTGCCGACGGGGAGCGTGACCGTGGGCGTCACCCCGGTCGCGGTGCCGAACGGGCCGGTCCACGTGTAGGTGAGCTGGTCGCCGTCGGGATCCGTGCTGCCTGAGCCGTCGAGGGTCACGGCGGCGCCGAACGGGCCGGTCTGGTCGACGGTCTGGGACGGGCCGGCGTCGGCGGCAGGTGGGTGCTGAGCGCGGTTGCCGAAGGTGACGCCAAAGCCGGCGTTGCCCACGCCGGCCGGAACCGTGACGACCTGTGCAGGTGCGGTGGTGTTCACCCAGCCGCTCTGGGGGAGCTCCCGCACGACGTAGGTGCCGGGGCCGGCCCCGTCCAGCGCGAAGCCGAAGGTTCCGTCGGCAGCGCTCTGGGTGGTCGCCACGGGGCCAGGGGTCTGGTCACCGAAGAGGCTGGACGTGCGGATCAGCTCGAAAGAGATGCCACCGACTCCACCTTCGCCGGCGTCGTGGTTGCCGTTCCGGTTGCTGTCGTCGAACTTCAGCCCGTTGATCGTCGGCACGGGTGCCGGAGCACTCCCGGACGGCAGCGGGAGGCTGGTGTTGCCGCACACCCGCGCGATGAAGTTGCCCGCCCAGGCCAGCGAGGTGAGGGAGACCGCGCGCCCGCCGAAGTCGAACGAGATCGTGTGGTCGGGAGTCGTGTCGACGTTGCCGGGAAGGCACGCGTTCCCGCTCCTGCTCGAGCTGGTGACGCAGGCGGACCAGCGCTGGGGCGAACCTGCCGGCACCGTGACGTTCTGCTCCGGTGCGTACCAGAGGAACTGCCGCGTGAAGCCCTGCGACTGGTACAGGTCGGCGTGCTGCTGGACAAGTTCGGTCCGGGTCACGAAATGGCCGATCCCCGGGTCGACGAGCCACGTGCTGCGGCAGCTGCCGCCCTGGGAATCGGCCATGTCCTGCTCGTTCGACCAGAAGTACCCCTGGTTGTTGGTGCATACGTTCGGTGCGGCCGACGCGTTGGGAGCAAGGGCGACGGATCCTGCGGCGACCGCCGCGGCCAGTGCTCCGGTGGTGATGACGGCATGCAGCCGCCGGGACCTCGATCTCACAGCGCTCCCCCTCGATGGGCGGCCGCCCGCCAACTGGGGGCCGCGGCACCGCGCGACCAGCCGCGCGGTGGCCGGACGCTAAGGGACGAACGGTCTCCGGAACGGATGAGACCGATCCGTCACGGTCTCGGATGCGTACCGAAGAGGAGGTACGGGCCCGGCCCTTGCACGACCAGGGCGACGAGGGGTCAGCAGGTCAGAGCCGGGGTGCGGCTACCCGCCGTCCAGTCGAGGAGGTCCTCGGCCAGCCAGGTGTTGATGACGTTGTCGGGGTCGACGTCGCACTCGACCGCGCGCTCGCAGCCGTTGCCCTGCCAGTCGAGCTGGCCGGGGGCGTGCGCGTCGGTGTCGATGGCGAACAGGCAGCCGGTCTCGACGGCGAGCCTCAGCAGCCGCTTGGGCGGGTCGAGCCGCTCCGGCCGCGAGTTGATCTCGACCGCCGTCCCGAACTCGACGCAGGCGGCGAACACGGCCTCCGCGTCGAACTGGGACTCCGGCCGCGGCCGCTGCGTGCCGTCCCGCTGCCGGCGGCCGATCACCAGCCGGCCGGTGCAGTGCCCGAGGACGTCGGTGTGCGGGTTGGCGACCGCGGTGAGCATCCGGGCCGTCATCGCGGCGGACTCGGCGCGCAGGTCGGAGTGCACGCTCGCGACGACGACGTCGAGCCGCTCGAGCAGCTCGTCGGTCTGGTCGAGCGAGCCGTCGACGTTGATGTCGCACTCGATGCCGGTGAGGATCCGGAACGGCGCAAGCTCCTCGTTGAGCGCGGCCACCACGTCCAGCTGCTTCTCCAGCCGCTCCGGCGTCAGCCCGTTGGCCACGGTCAGGCGGGGGGAGTGGTCGGTCAGCGCCATGTACTCGTGGCCGAGCGCGAGCGCGGCCTCGGCCATCTCGCGGATCGGTGAGCCGCCGTCCGACCAGTCCGAGTGCGTGTGCAGGTCGCCGCGCAAGGCGGCCCGGAACTCGGCGACGTCGTCGGCCAGCGGGACGAGCTCGGCGAACTTCTCCTCGAGGTCGGCGAGGTAGTCGGGGACCTGCCCCTTCGCCGCCTGGACGACGACGGTCGCCGTCTTCGGGCCGATGCCCTTGAGGTCCTTGAGCGTGTTCGTGCGGATGCGGCGCTTCAGCTCGGCGTCGTCCATCGCGTCGACGACGACGGCGGCCGAGCGGAACGCCTGCACCCGGTAGGACGGCTCGCGGGCGCGCTCCAGGAGGAAGGCGATCCTCCGGAGCGCGGCCGCGGGATCCGACGAGGTCAGGACGTGACCTTCTTCTTGGCGCTCTTGGCCTGCTTCTTGGCCTCCTTGCGGGCCTGCTTCGCCTGCTTGGCGGCCTTCTTCTGCACCCGCTCGGCCTTCTTCTGCGCCTTGGCCAGCTGCTTCTCGGTCGCCTCGGTCGCCCGGTGGGCGGCGCGGCGGGCCCGCCAGCCGACCGACGGCTTGCCCTCGGTGTCGACGGCGGCGATCAGCAGGGCCCCGGCCAGGCCGAGGTTCTTGAGGAAGTGGA
Protein-coding regions in this window:
- a CDS encoding nucleotidyltransferase domain-containing protein is translated as MDVAQQRTYGRATAVALGRRGLRWLERGRLRGLTTLGPVQRFRNGIKPPVGPDDVLAWVTALDEAGVRCWLAGGWGVDALVGRQTRVHRDLDLVIDRADAETALRVLHAGGFAHVRPAVGGADRFVPGHFLSHRELLQRPDLLTLDVHPVDPVAWAAHLGVPEPFTTGTVAGRTVGCLSAAAQRVGHQGFAPAARHRANLRLLDELRC
- a CDS encoding PKD domain-containing protein, encoding MADSQGGSCRSTWLVDPGIGHFVTRTELVQQHADLYQSQGFTRQFLWYAPEQNVTVPAGSPQRWSACVTSSSRSGNACLPGNVDTTPDHTISFDFGGRAVSLTSLAWAGNFIARVCGNTSLPLPSGSAPAPVPTINGLKFDDSNRNGNHDAGEGGVGGISFELIRTSSLFGDQTPGPVATTQSAADGTFGFALDGAGPGTYVVRELPQSGWVNTTAPAQVVTVPAGVGNAGFGVTFGNRAQHPPAADAGPSQTVDQTGPFGAAVTLDGSGSTDPDGDQLTYTWTGPFGTATGVTPTVTLPVGTWTITLTVDDGLAADSDTTTVTVYPPITAAGRDLAGDEGAPFAGPVATFTDPDPEGSAAEYSALIEWGDGTPATPGTIEKGDDGVFTVTGDHLYVEEGSFAGSVSIADTNNRFNSAMPSFTATIADAPLTASGLDLKSTGVQDLEVATFTDANPYGPLADFTATIDWGDGTAVSPGVITGPTGGPFSVAGSHTYATLGPKTIKVHIVDEGGQTADATTSLLLYALSSGGSFVIGDQDAVVGNTVTYWGAQWWKVNHLSGDSAPAAFKGFANSAAGTTDVTSWTTDPGNSAQPPASVPTYLAVIVSSSIGQSGSTISGNAPHVVIVRTDPAYAGNPGHEGVGTVVAVLR
- a CDS encoding PHP domain-containing protein, which translates into the protein MTSSDPAAALRRIAFLLERAREPSYRVQAFRSAAVVVDAMDDAELKRRIRTNTLKDLKGIGPKTATVVVQAAKGQVPDYLADLEEKFAELVPLADDVAEFRAALRGDLHTHSDWSDGGSPIREMAEAALALGHEYMALTDHSPRLTVANGLTPERLEKQLDVVAALNEELAPFRILTGIECDINVDGSLDQTDELLERLDVVVASVHSDLRAESAAMTARMLTAVANPHTDVLGHCTGRLVIGRRQRDGTQRPRPESQFDAEAVFAACVEFGTAVEINSRPERLDPPKRLLRLAVETGCLFAIDTDAHAPGQLDWQGNGCERAVECDVDPDNVINTWLAEDLLDWTAGSRTPALTC